One stretch of Patescibacteria group bacterium DNA includes these proteins:
- a CDS encoding ABC transporter ATP-binding protein, with product MPQPIIKTKGLEITYNLGKENEFKATRGVTSEIYEGEVISFFGPSGCGKSTIFYSILGILEPSAGELYVNGDNPYTYTPDQMVDFQAKTIGIIYQAFFLINSLSVIDNISLPLTFLGYNEKKRKKRGNELLERVSLTGQGGKFPADLSGGQMQRVSVARAMVNNPKILLADEPTGNLDSVSTKQVMDLLAEINETEKTTIILITHNAAQLMYSHRVFYMGDGKLKRIVPNPDKKQIAKVDRQKTFVSEMDQLSKMYPYDTPVVLKVKSLVNYLTQDISFDKIIRLEELIGKMVERKMGKDEFMKELSRKYLEGGVGLSESVSETMSEKVEHIINQSEDVRRYRRRFEHNIFFSKEDRVVNKLTKYVLEEYKGEMTPYRLRMMREAVRERISGVSRKEDFYKKLKASTKKGGVGFSKVSARNVTEYFEKLITQGLEVKAAH from the coding sequence ATGCCACAACCAATAATTAAAACTAAAGGCCTAGAAATTACTTATAACCTTGGTAAGGAAAATGAATTTAAGGCAACCAGGGGAGTAACTTCAGAAATATATGAAGGAGAGGTTATATCTTTTTTTGGTCCTTCTGGTTGTGGTAAATCAACTATTTTTTATTCTATCCTTGGAATTCTAGAACCTTCAGCTGGGGAGCTTTATGTGAATGGAGATAATCCCTATACATATACTCCAGATCAAATGGTGGATTTTCAAGCGAAAACCATTGGAATTATTTATCAAGCATTTTTCTTAATAAATTCTCTTTCAGTTATTGATAATATATCCCTGCCCTTAACTTTTCTTGGATACAATGAGAAAAAAAGAAAAAAAAGAGGAAACGAGCTCCTAGAGAGAGTAAGTTTAACTGGCCAAGGGGGTAAATTCCCAGCCGATCTCTCTGGTGGACAGATGCAGAGGGTTTCTGTTGCTCGGGCAATGGTAAATAATCCAAAGATTCTTCTAGCGGATGAACCGACGGGGAATCTCGATTCAGTTTCGACAAAGCAAGTTATGGATTTGTTGGCTGAAATTAATGAAACAGAAAAAACAACAATTATTTTAATCACTCATAATGCTGCCCAGCTTATGTATTCGCATCGAGTTTTTTATATGGGAGATGGTAAATTAAAAAGAATTGTTCCAAATCCTGACAAAAAACAAATTGCAAAAGTAGATAGACAAAAAACATTTGTTTCAGAAATGGATCAGCTTTCAAAAATGTATCCATATGACACCCCTGTTGTACTAAAGGTAAAATCTTTAGTAAATTATTTAACACAAGATATAAGCTTTGATAAGATAATAAGGTTAGAAGAGTTAATTGGGAAAATGGTTGAAAGGAAGATGGGCAAAGATGAATTTATGAAGGAACTCTCAAGGAAATATTTAGAAGGAGGCGTTGGTTTATCTGAGTCAGTTTCTGAAACAATGTCTGAAAAAGTTGAACATATTATAAATCAATCAGAAGATGTTAGAAGATATAGACGAAGATTTGAGCACAATATTTTCTTTTCCAAGGAAGACAGAGTAGTAAATAAATTAACTAAATATGTTTTAGAAGAATATAAAGGAGAAATGACCCCCTACAGACTAAGGATGATGCGAGAAGCTGTTAGGGAGAGAATATCTGGTGTTTCCCGTAAAGAAGATTTTTATAAGAAATTAAAAGCGAGTACAAAAAAAGGGGGAGTCGGTTTTAGTAAAGTGTCCGCCAGAAATGTGACAGAATATTTTGAAAAATTAATTACTCAAGGGCTTGAAGTGAAGGCGGCCCATTAA
- a CDS encoding cohesin domain-containing protein, whose amino-acid sequence MSKIFFKLKLFFAVLLLLLLGLSNSKPVQAASASLYLTPSSGTHVINSTFTVTVKVNSDGVSINAAEGTVVYDTDSLDVVSISKAGSIFNLWTAEPTDTGTSINFGGGIPRPGYTGSGGTLFSVTFKGVKAENAQVRFSSGAVLANDGKGTNILASMGSGSYTISPKVIAPANPPVDNKPVETRPAVVERVKPEIISVTHPDQEKWYKNKDAQFEWDIPSEVSGVSYLFNDSPDSNPGNTSDGLIKTKEFTDLEDGIFYLHVKFKDGDGWGTIAHYKIQVDNSPPLPFEIEVKKEEGEDWPLLSFETKDELSGVVSYQITIDNLTENAFEASPEDPTLRVSGLGVGEHTALVKVIDAAGNETYSEQKFYINAIDTPVIVNYPSEMTSSDRLYVSGTALPNVEIELTIQKEGTLLTKSTRSDQDGNWFIINEDKLSNGSYVAWAKAINANGLSSENSVKIGFLVSPPIFTRIGDFVVNYFTVFVSLLFLILLIIILFILLARLTKKKLKKEATEIEVVLRENIKELRKEIENDFTEIKKGKSSVAQKKLLDETQAALKSKIDTMEKKTMKEIRDIEDLVE is encoded by the coding sequence ATGAGTAAAATATTTTTTAAATTAAAATTATTTTTTGCGGTTTTATTATTGTTATTATTGGGCCTATCTAATTCAAAGCCAGTTCAAGCGGCAAGTGCTTCATTGTATTTAACCCCCTCTTCTGGCACTCATGTTATTAATTCTACTTTTACAGTTACGGTGAAGGTGAATTCTGATGGAGTTTCTATAAATGCAGCTGAGGGGACTGTAGTTTATGATACAGACTCATTGGATGTGGTTAGTATCTCAAAGGCGGGTTCAATATTTAATCTTTGGACAGCAGAACCAACAGATACGGGTACTTCAATAAACTTTGGCGGTGGCATTCCAAGACCAGGTTATACCGGCTCAGGAGGAACTCTTTTTTCAGTTACTTTTAAAGGAGTAAAGGCCGAGAATGCTCAAGTTAGATTTTCTTCAGGAGCGGTTCTTGCCAATGACGGTAAAGGAACAAATATTTTAGCTAGTATGGGAAGTGGAAGTTATACTATTTCACCAAAAGTGATAGCTCCAGCAAATCCTCCAGTAGACAATAAACCAGTTGAAACAAGACCAGCAGTAGTGGAAAGAGTAAAACCAGAGATAATATCAGTTACTCACCCTGACCAGGAGAAATGGTATAAAAATAAGGATGCCCAATTCGAATGGGATATCCCGAGTGAAGTAAGTGGTGTAAGTTATTTATTTAATGATTCTCCTGATTCTAACCCTGGAAACACTTCAGATGGTTTAATTAAAACAAAAGAATTCACAGATTTAGAGGATGGAATTTTCTATCTACATGTAAAATTTAAAGACGGTGATGGATGGGGTACTATAGCTCATTACAAGATACAAGTTGACAATTCTCCTCCTCTCCCTTTCGAAATAGAAGTTAAGAAAGAAGAAGGAGAAGATTGGCCACTACTTTCTTTTGAAACTAAGGATGAATTATCAGGAGTAGTCTCCTATCAAATAACAATAGACAATCTGACTGAAAATGCTTTTGAAGCCAGTCCAGAAGACCCTACATTGAGAGTGAGTGGGCTTGGAGTAGGAGAGCATACAGCTTTAGTAAAAGTTATTGATGCAGCTGGAAATGAAACTTATTCAGAGCAAAAGTTCTATATTAATGCGATTGATACTCCTGTTATAGTAAATTATCCATCTGAGATGACCTCTTCTGACAGATTGTATGTTAGTGGTACAGCGCTACCAAATGTAGAAATTGAATTAACAATTCAGAAGGAAGGGACTTTATTAACTAAGAGCACTAGATCAGATCAAGATGGAAATTGGTTTATTATAAATGAGGATAAATTATCAAATGGATCTTATGTTGCCTGGGCCAAGGCAATAAATGCAAATGGCTTAAGCAGTGAAAACAGTGTAAAAATAGGATTTTTAGTAAGTCCTCCAATATTCACAAGAATAGGAGACTTCGTTGTAAATTATTTTACAGTTTTTGTTAGTCTACTGTTTTTAATTCTTTTAATAATTATTTTGTTTATACTCCTGGCGAGGTTAACAAAGAAAAAACTCAAAAAAGAAGCTACAGAGATTGAAGTTGTTTTGAGAGAAAATATTAAAGAACTAAGGAAAGAGATTGAAAATGATTTCACGGAGATTAAAAAAGGAAAATCTTCAGTAGCCCAAAAGAAACTGTTAGACGAAACACAAGCTGCTCTAAAATCAAAGATAGATACCATGGAAAAGAAGACCATGAAGGAGATAAGAGATATTGAGGATTTAGTAGAATAA
- a CDS encoding ABC transporter permease → MIRVQDSLKLSTRMFKTKPARTWLTIVGIGVGIAAVVVLVGLGYGLQGVLLEKIVFGEALLSLNVGTPPSKVVIIDDEMVEEFYQLDNVEAVEPMASFTSLVTLGDLTGSIMLQGARPAYFSYAGVIAAEGSMYVEGDKNKIAISAAVLKLFGIEPEDAIGQGVRFKVFIPKLDSEDVIEVPMSREYIISAVVDDQASLFAYIPLTEFEDNFAIPYYEKARVKIVSNEFLDTAEAQILDKGFMVTALSKTVDQANKIFKGIQATLATFGGIALIVSAIGMFNTMTVTLLERTKEIGIMRTIGGSPSAIKTLFLTESVIMGFLGGIVGMGIGVGGGLAVNFLLNSIALKMGGTAISLFRFPIPFLTFIAIFSAVMGFLTGLFPAQRAAKLSPLEAIRYS, encoded by the coding sequence ATGATTAGAGTTCAAGATTCATTAAAATTGTCAACAAGAATGTTTAAGACCAAGCCAGCAAGGACTTGGTTGACAATCGTTGGTATTGGGGTTGGTATTGCCGCCGTAGTTGTTTTGGTTGGCCTTGGGTATGGTTTGCAGGGAGTATTGCTTGAAAAGATTGTATTTGGCGAAGCACTTCTCAGTTTAAATGTAGGAACCCCTCCATCGAAAGTAGTTATTATTGATGATGAAATGGTAGAAGAATTCTATCAGCTAGACAACGTTGAAGCAGTTGAACCCATGGCTAGTTTTACTTCCCTCGTTACCTTGGGAGATTTAACAGGAAGTATTATGTTGCAAGGAGCTAGACCAGCATACTTTTCTTACGCTGGCGTAATAGCAGCCGAAGGATCAATGTACGTTGAGGGAGACAAAAATAAAATTGCTATATCGGCCGCAGTTTTAAAACTTTTTGGAATAGAACCAGAAGATGCTATCGGTCAGGGGGTTCGATTTAAAGTATTTATTCCAAAACTAGACTCAGAAGATGTTATTGAAGTACCAATGTCTAGAGAATATATAATATCAGCTGTTGTTGATGACCAGGCTTCATTGTTTGCCTATATTCCATTAACTGAGTTTGAAGATAATTTTGCAATACCTTATTATGAAAAAGCTAGAGTGAAGATCGTCAGTAATGAATTTTTAGATACGGCAGAAGCTCAAATTCTAGACAAGGGATTTATGGTAACCGCCCTATCTAAAACAGTTGATCAGGCTAATAAAATTTTTAAAGGAATCCAGGCTACTCTTGCTACCTTTGGTGGAATTGCTTTAATCGTATCGGCCATTGGTATGTTTAACACCATGACAGTTACGCTCTTGGAACGCACAAAAGAGATAGGAATTATGAGAACCATAGGCGGGTCACCATCGGCCATTAAAACTCTATTTTTAACAGAGTCAGTTATTATGGGATTTTTGGGAGGGATTGTGGGGATGGGAATCGGAGTTGGTGGTGGATTGGCTGTTAATTTTCTCCTAAATTCAATTGCACTCAAAATGGGTGGGACAGCAATCTCTCTGTTTAGATTTCCGATACCCTTCCTTACTTTTATAGCAATATTTTCAGCTGTAATGGGATTTTTAACTGGCCTTTTCCCAGCCCAAAGAGCAGCCAAGCTTAGCCCACTTGAAGCTATTAGATATAGTTAA